DNA from Electrophorus electricus isolate fEleEle1 chromosome 5, fEleEle1.pri, whole genome shotgun sequence:
GACTGCATAAAATGTCATTAGAATGCTAAACACATACTGTTTTGTAACAAAAAACACTTGTGAACATTTGTTCTATTTCATTTCGTCATAATTAATAGTCCACATAATTGTGGACAAAACTGATGCTGTTAGATATATGCAGGAGAACCCTGACTAACTCTTCATCAGGGACGTCTAAAATGTTCCCATGTTTTTTTCTACATCAGAAAGCACTAAGATGACTCAGTACAGTTTTTCTCATCTAGCTTCCTCCCCTGGGCTGCTAGCACTTCTGAGAGAGCCTACGTACAGGACCTGCAGCGATAACTATTTGGCTGAGGTTTTAGGTTTCTTTGAATTGAGGTCTGAAATATTATTCGGCTATAATGAGGCGTATAAAGTATGTTTGTATGAGGAAATACATGGACTCAGTGAGAAGacgaataaaaacaaaacaaaacaaaacaaaaaaacaaaactggggTGCGTCTAACGTTTCGAACAGATTTCGTTGCTTCAACGTCATGCCTCCCAGATGACTGACTAGGAGGTTAATCATCTATATGTAACATGGCGTAGTCTAAACACTGTACCTTCCCAGTCTACTTCTTTTGTATAGAACACTGACGAAGGAAAGGCAGCTGTCCAATCTTTATAATTATGCTGGGATTACAATACATCTGCGCCAAAGCAGCAAGCGAAAAGCAGGAACTTTAAAGAATTTATAGGCGTCTGCATATTTTTCAGAAAAGGTGGCTAGGCTGATTCCTACATATCAAAGTCATTTAAAACAATCCAATAGTTAGGTATGTAACTGAGAAACGTTTTGGTAAATCGGAAATGTCGATTATTAAACTGAAACAATCGAGCTTTAGACTATGTTAAAACTTAGTGTTAAGACGGTTGTTTTTCAGAGACAGCACCGCCCTATAACAACCTGGCCTTCCGTAATACTTACTCCCTTAATACTTACTAGTCTGTAATGAAGAACGGCCAATAGactaattaaatgtattaacacgTACTAATGATTGTCATTTCAAACCAAACTCACCTTAATGTTTCGAGAATAAAATTAACAAGACAGAACGTTTTCAGTCCAGTTTCGTGCGACTTCAGATCACGTAGCTCACTCTTAGAAAACGAGCTGTGGCACACCCATGATCACGAGAAAAAAAGGCTTGTCTTAGCCAGGAGGTCGTTAAACTTCTTTGACCGCAACCCTTCTAGTGGTTTCACTATTGTGCAATTAtctctgaaacatttttatgtagCACCCCTCTCCTTTGGGGCTTATAATGACTTccttacaaacaaaaagtccggaaacagttttgtatttaGAGCATAGCATTTATATAAACTAAATATAGCATaataaacatgaaaagaaaCAGTATTGGCTCACAAATTGATCACATTGCAGCTAGACAAGGTTTtgaatgtttctttttatatcATTGCTGAAATAATGCTCCAATAACAAGCTGAGGATACTAAATTATAGTTTTTCATGATGCTTATAGAAGCATGGACACAATATCACATTACCATGCTTCTTTTCTGATTTTGAGAAGGGACAAATTTGATTAGATACAGATATGCATACTTAACTTTAACAGCTTTGGAATGAACATCATAAAACCATGTCTTACAAGGCAGAATCACAGGAGAGCTCTAGTGGAGAGTGAATAAGACGCAGAAAAGTAATTGGTTTCATCATGCATTTGCCATCAACATTGGCTTTCTAAATTTTGAGACTTTAATAAagtctgattttttaaaaaaagcaacaaaaatttAAAAGCCTGATTGCcattgtgatattttttttttctgtctgatgTCTACTATTCTGAATGGATGCACAGATATGCTCTTTTGTGCATGTTATAATAGTAGCATTCTGGTTGGAAGTTGTTGGCTTCCACTACTTTTTTATAGCGGCTGATAGCATGCACAAGGCAGTTGGGAATACCACTGCACAGACACTGTGCCACAGACACCATGTTGCCCTTCAGATTCTGTTTTTCTATCTGATCATGTAACTGGCTGTTGTTGAGTGGCTTTGGATCCACACTAAAAGACACTACGATTCTTATGTTGTTTTTGGTCAAAAGGTCAAAAAAATTGCCACCTCCACTGCTCCCATGGTACTTTTTGCCAGCCATCCAATTCCAGAAAAATATGCCACCATGATTAAACACCCTAATTGACCAGGAGACCCAGTCATACTTCTTGACAAGGGCATCTAGCAGGTGTTTAGTAAACTCTTGGTCAACGCTGCTCTGCCTTTCCAGAAGCTGGTGTTCTACATCCATCTTGGCTTGTGCAGGAAAGTTATTTATGCACTCATCCACTGCCACCTTCATGCGTTTCTCCACATCCTCCATGCGGTCTTGCCATGTCTTCACCATGGTCTGGTCTGGTTGACCTTCCGTCAGCGCAGCGTGCCCCATCACGGCTATGATCCCGATCACGAAGAGTTTCTTCAGCTTGGCACAGAATTCCTCCACTGCTCGCCTACTTCGCTGCTCTGTGGTCACCACTGTGTCCAGCATTGCATCCCCAGAAGTGTTGTTTCCAGTGACGGCATTGTACAAAGCGTCGAGGTTCAGGCAACCCTCTGTGTTCTCAAAGTGCTTGAGaaacttttcctttttcttttccttgaACTTGGGTTTGGCGTTGATGAAATCTTGGAACTTCTCATACTGACTGATCATTTGTGCTTCATAGTGAAAGTTCTGCTTGTTCATCGATGTTCGCTGCAGCTCCAGGGCTATTTTGTCAACTTCATCCTGTATTCCCTCCAGCTTCTGGTTGACCTTTTCAAACTGCTCTGCCAAGTACTTGGCCTCTTTGCCTTCAGGGTTGCTGAGAATCTCAGCGGAAGCCACAAAAACTGCCTCCAGGATGGGATGGAACTGGCCCACAGTGGCGGCTAGAATCTCACAGCCTTGGCCCATTATCTCTACTCCTTTTTCAATCTTGCTCTTGTTCTCCAGAACCCATTCTTCTACTCGATTCATTTTGAATTCCAGGAAAAAGGCCCTGTCTTAATCCTTTAGGGGCCAGGCAAGTGCTCTCTCTGTAACAGAGCAAGATAAGTCATGTGAAAACCTCCAAGCCAAGTGGTATCCTCAACATAAAAATCAATGCTATAATCAATGTGGTCATCTCTAAAGGTCATATTTATTTCTCCAACATAAGATCTGTGAGGTAACCTGAGAAAAATTTGACACAAAAGCATCCACTCCTGTACTTTGAACTCACAAAGCCAATTAAATGTAGGAAAATAAAACTGTGGACATGTATGGGCATGCCCAAAATCATATTACCACTCCCTCTGATTCTGAAGCATGGGCAAGATCAGGAGTCTAACAGGCATGAATAAGAACAAACATACTAAATGTTTACCATAGTTCAAAGTAAACATTAGATGGCAAATAATGAGTTCACCTTTTCATGATAAAGAGGGTTGCAAAATAATGCTAGAGAGTAGGGGGCTAATTTTCAGCACCAGCCAGAGAGTATAGAACATCTGTTTCCAACATGAGTTACTGGAAAGCATAGTTAAACACCCAAGCTGTTGAGCATTTCTGGACATTTCTGGGTAGTTTGATTACACAGGGGAGATGAGCTCACACATATCTCATTTCCCAAGACCCAGTGTACACTACAGAAAAAAAGGCACACCCAGGTCTAAGAAAATGTATCCATTGCACTTGAATAGTATAAACTACATTATTTTGACCAACCAACCAATAAcagctacaaaaaaaaccattccACATTactacagtacaatacaatagaACACAACGGGTTCATGACAATTAATTATAGCCCACTTTGTGAATCCTGACCTAATATAATCAAGGACTTTACAGGTCTCTATGTAATGTTTCTCATAATGACTTAAAGATTTGTTAGATTATGTGGATAATTAAGAGAAATCAATTACAGCAAAGgcataatgaaatatattttgGAAATTTAGAACCTATTACTGTTTACTCAAAAGTAAATGTTAATAATAGAATTCTAGTAAAATTTGGAGTAATAAAACATACTTGCTTAAAAATTATccttaatgaaatgaaattattcAAATCCATCCATGTAACAATATGTATGATGGCTTTGAAATGAAAACTGCAAGGTGTGTCCACCCCCACCTAAAGAAAAACTATTTTCTCAACCCTAATACTTATCATGGTTTAACTCAATCAATCATAATTGTCTGCACCAAAACCTTTGAGATAATGACAAAAGACTGAATTGCCTTTTATCATTCTTTTTCAACAATAAACCTTTACAGCTCAGAGCCACATCCTTGGTTACTAATCCAGAAGCAATGATGTGTTAGACAAAGTCAACTTATAAGAGTCTATATTTACTTATGCACAACATCCGGCTACTTTCGATTACTTCTAAAGAACCTTTTTCAATTTGTGCGTACTCCAAGTTAAAAGCAATACATTTCATCTATACATCTATTTTAAAGCATATTCTTAGCTTTTTTATTTCTCACAAAGACTTGCTTCTGTTCTCTGACCCCTTTCCTTCATATGACAAAGACCTAAGCTAATACAATCAGAAAAGAAGGACAGAAAACAGAGGGACaaagaaaaaactttaaaaagaaaagcacaaataaaaaaaggaaaaaaagaaggctTACCATTAGATTGTGTGTACAGAGGTGCTGTCTAGTGTTCCAGTGGAGCCTGGCTGTGGAGAACATCAGCAGACTCCCAGGGTCAGCATGCATATATAGCCTCTCTCCTTTGGGCACTCCCCCTCTGGATTGGATCCATCCCCTGCGAACATTCCTGTGAGCCCACTCGACGAGGGATGAAGGCAGGCACCGGGGACGGATAACATCCTATAAACATTCCCTCCTTCAAAAGGGCCCAGTATATGGGTTAAATATGGCACTGGCTGTCCCGggaaacacaagacaggaatgttttttttccacacacaaaacaagaaaaggaaaaaaaaaaaaaaaaatccatactTTGTTGAGGCTATAGCATCACTATTACAAAACTTGGGCATTCAAAGCATTCAAAATTTCACAGAAGTCGCTTCTCATGTCGTCCTGTCATGTGTTACTTCTTAACTGCTGTGCATCATCAGTGGGCTCAATGTGACTGGTATGAGTGCAGCATTTCTGCCTCCTGGGTCAGTTCCGTCACAGTGCTTCACGAAGCAGTGAAAGACTCCTCTGTTTCCCAGCCACACCAGGCCAGGCAGGCTAACCCAGTGCTtttgtctcgctctctccttttATGGCCCATTGGGCTAGAATGACAAATTGATGCATTTAAATGGGGGACGGAGGAAGGCTGTTGTATTCTATGGGCTCTGATGCATGTGGAACTGGCAGGGTCCAGCTGATATGCTAGCATTTCTATTCTTTGCGCAGATGCAAGATCTCACAATATGATAACTTGGTAGAGTAAGAAATGTGAATATGTTCTCGCAGTAGTATAACAATATGTGGCATGAGGAGCAGAACACGTTTAGGCCTGCAGTCAGGTGATTTTGTGTGTTAGGCTCTTTAATGAACCTTAAAAAATCTTTCAAGGAATAAAAGTAGCATATAAACACAATAGTTATGCAGGCAATGTACACGGAACCAATCACATTATACTATACACATTTAACAGGCATTTATACAAAGGCTTAAAGACACTATGTAACTATACTTGACCATCAAATGCTTAGTTACAGGTTAAACgctaaaaaaacactttaaattcATAAGTGGTTTTACAGGGGAGCTTTATTGAAGCTGAACAATGAAAAAGGCATTATTCTAATAGTTACCATATGAGAAAGTTGTGCCAACAAGTTACTAAATTGTCTGTTTGCTGTTAGATCTGTATTTAGACTCCTATTTCCACAGTATTCTGTTTTGTTCATATTCAATGATTACAATAAGACTCCACGTTATTATCAGAATACATGTACTACAGGCTGATTTTCACAGGTAAATTTTTTCTGGAAAAAAGACATACAAAGGAAATAAGAAAGGGTCCACAAATTTTCCTACAATACCTGTAGTGAGATACAATGCAGCTATACTGTATACTGGATTGTATCCAACAAAGCAAGCCTGGGCAAATCTCATATGAGCAAAGTATTGTTTTGTAAATTTCAGGAGCACTGTGGGAATTAGCTTCAGGGCTCTTCTGTATCAGTCAGGTAGGTTTATCTTCTCCATAGACACAATTAGTCATGCTGTTggacattatttatttgtttctaaaGCTGTCTTCTGTCAACAATAAATAAGATAACATCAGGATAATGATATGAACATTCATCGGTTTCATAATGAGAAACGTGCTTTCAGTCTGTAGTATTATGCAAAGGTTTTAGACAGGTGTGGAAAGAAATGTTGCAAagaaagatttcttttttttaaaaatagtgttGATAGTTTGtcaattaacaaaatgcagtaaaggaacaaaagaaaaatttcaatcaaatcaatatttggtgtggCCACCCTTTGCATTCAAAACAGATTAAACTCTTCTatgtacacttgcacacagtttCTAAAGGAGCTCAGCAGGGAGGTTGTTCCAAACATCGTAAGCTTGCTcaaatccttctgtctcttcatgtAATCCCAGACAGACTCAGTGATGTtgagatcagggctctgtgGGACCCATATTACTTCCAGGAACATTGTTATTTATGCTGAAAACagttcttaatgacattggctgtatgtttgggGTCCTGCTGAAAAATTTATTTGGAGCCAATCAGAGGCCTGTAAGTAGCTGCCTGTATTTCTCAGCATTGaggacaccattaatcctgaccaaatCCACAACTCCATTTGCTGAAATGCAGCCCTAAACTTGCAAAGAAGTTCCACCATGCTACAGACACTCATTTCACTGCTCTGCAGTCCTTCAGCAAACAAACTGCCTTCTAttacagccaaatatttcaaattttgactCATAACTCCAGAGAACCTCctgccatttttctgcacccCATTTCCTATGTTTTCATGCATAGTTTTGTCCCATGGCCTTGTTTCCACATTGAAGGTATGCCTTTTTGATCACAATTCTTCCATGAAGACTACTTCTGGCCAGACTTCACAGAAAAGTAGATGGTTGTACATGTGTCTGACTGGTTTTTGCCAGTTCTGACCAGATGGCACTGCTGGACATCTTCTGATTTTAAAGGGAAGTAAGCATGATGTGTCTTTCATCAAGTTTCCTTGGCCGACCACTATGTCTATGGTCCTCAGTGTTGCCTGATTCTTTGTGCTTCTTCTAAAGTGCTTGTGCAGCACATCTTGAAACCCAAGtctgctttgaaatctttgCCTGGGAGAGACCATGCTGATGCAGTATAACTACCTTGTGTTTTGTTGCTGCCAGTCTTGCCCTGGTGTATGACCTGTGAAATGGATCTTCTACAAGCTCACCTTTATAGCAGAGTTTGGATGTTCCTCACCAAGTTTTAAGCCTCCTACACAactttttcagtttcagttaaTGACTGTGTTTCAACCTCCATATGAAAATGATGGTTGTGATCACCTGTTTGGTATCATTGGTTAATCATACACCTGACTGCAATCCTACAAAATCCCTGACTTTGTGAAAGTGTACCTAGAAGTATCGATGCTGTTATGAAGGCAAAAGGTGGTCAAACCAAATAtggatttgatttagatttcatttctcttttgttcattCACCTTGCAATTTGTTAactaacaaaaattaaaacttCTATTTTTGAAAGCATTCTTACTTTGCAGCATTGTTTCCACACCTGTCTAAaacagtgtaaaataaaaatttgtacagtgtaaaataaaaattctatGAGATAATGTTACACCCATGATTGCAAGTCTGTTCAACACATAAAATGCTATcagtattattgtttttaaatagtatCACTGTGAAggaatatatatgtatttgttttattttgtgattgttttatattatgATTGTGCTTCTATAATTTGTCGGCATGTTTGTGACTCTTCTATGTCTGCATGAAAGGCGGGCGTCAAGGTCAGGAGGTGACGACTGCCTGCCCTCATCCACAGACTCTATCTATGCTCCTCTGTCATCTTTTCCCCCTGTCACCTGCTTCGTCAGTGTGATCACGCTCCTGTGTTGTTGAAGTGAATGCCTGATGTTAGACTAGTACCCTTCTTTTTGGCTAAGAAAAAACTGATCTGAAGTTTcaccacatgcacaaataaaaattgaaaatcTGAGGCTCTTCATTGTTGAATTTCTAACAAAAGTTCAAATATGTATTAAGAAACCCTcttatttaatttgaaattattattattttcaagaTACAACAGATGTTTGGTCAAAATATCAAAAGTTAGATTCCCACATTTGATTATACACTAAAACTTGTAGTTTTGGTGCCGcccacattttctcttttcatcaCAGGATCAGTACAAACCTCTTGGAAGCTTTGATGTTTAAGGGAAACCACGAGAAGCAGTGAGAATTGTTGAAGATTCAAGACATAAATGTGAGGCTATCATGAACAGGATCCACAGAGGAAATATTAACGTTGTGTTAGCATTCTTCAGCTCATGGGCCTGTTACTGCCTGAACATACAATATTTTCCGTCATTCTTCAGTCATTCAGCTGTTCGCAGAAGTGAACTTTTTTAACACCCGTATGTCTGTTCCCTAGTACACAACCCTCCTGACCTCTGCATTCCAAGTGCCTTATCAGCTGAGGTACTGAAACATGTCAGCATTGCTTTAGTgggcaagcctggcctcagcTTTTCATCCCATCCAACCAGAAGGCCTTCCATTTGCTGATCACTTTCAAAACACTTTGGAGAGACCCAAACATGTAACTCAGAGAATAATTCTTATATATGTACAGTTCCAAGCATTTTCTGAGTCGAAATGACTTGTAAAACTTGGCAAGATAtaacataaaaattaaaacttaaagtaatttatgtaattatacactaaattatgtaattatacacTAAAACTTGTAGTTTTGGTGCCGcccacattttctcttttcatcaCAGGATCAGTACAAACCTCTTGGAAGCTTTGATGCTTAAGGGAAACCACGAGAAGCAGTGAGAATTGTTGAAGATTCAAG
Protein-coding regions in this window:
- the rpz5 gene encoding rapunzel 5; protein product: MNRVEEWVLENKSKIEKGVEIMGQGCEILAATVGQFHPILEAVFVASAEILSNPEGKEAKYLAEQFEKVNQKLEGIQDEVDKIALELQRTSMNKQNFHYEAQMISQYEKFQDFINAKPKFKEKKKEKFLKHFENTEGCLNLDALYNAVTGNNTSGDAMLDTVVTTEQRSRRAVEEFCAKLKKLFVIGIIAVMGHAALTEGQPDQTMVKTWQDRMEDVEKRMKVAVDECINNFPAQAKMDVEHQLLERQSSVDQEFTKHLLDALVKKYDWVSWSIRVFNHGGIFFWNWMAGKKYHGSSGGGNFFDLLTKNNIRIVVSFSVDPKPLNNSQLHDQIEKQNLKGNMVSVAQCLCSGIPNCLVHAISRYKKVVEANNFQPECYYYNMHKRAYLCIHSE